One genomic window of Medicago truncatula cultivar Jemalong A17 chromosome 1, MtrunA17r5.0-ANR, whole genome shotgun sequence includes the following:
- the LOC112420007 gene encoding zinc finger protein JACKDAW → MQMIPGDPFSLSTSLGGFTTQEQNTNPNPKPNAPSVPKKKRNLPGTPDPDAEVIALSPKTLMATNRFICEICNKGFQRDQNLQLHRRGHNLPWKLRQRSNKDVIKKKVYICPEKTCVHHDPSRALGDLTGIKKHFSRKHGEKKWKCEKCSKKYAVQSDWKAHTKTCGTREYKCDCGTLFSRKDSFITHRAFCDALAEESARVTSVTTTNLNFKNEEGSAMMNPHSHSQHGLSHGILQNIGGIPHPQFGSHGFHHVDFNGIGNKNTMIMEQQRPSLSLWLNQGNHEMGQSSNSLFGSSGLSEIVQMGNAATNNNNNNALICSSSSSMFGIPASNSTSAANLSLSKPASSGSVTVSATPMSATALLQKAAQMGSTRSNTSNDNNNPSIFSSSFGVMTSPSSSTSSAMLGNSSAGAAANANYSSNSSFDQFFMHGPQSDQQGKLNIMHHGGSGSGSNSMDQVQHSNLTRDFLGVSGGGRTGPPQFLPQEIAKFASSIQFTGNQ, encoded by the exons ATGCAAATGATTCCTGGTGACCCTTTTTCACTATCCACTTCACTTGGAGGGTTTACTACTCAAGAGCaaaacacaaaccctaaccctaaacctaatGCTCCTTCTGTCCCCAAGAAGAAGAGAAATCTTCCAGGAACACCAG ATCCAGATGCCGAGGTCATTGCTCTCTCACCGAAGACACTCATGGCAACAAACAGATTCATCTGTGAAATATGCAACAAAGGGTTCCAAAGAGATCAAAACCTTCAACTACATAGAAGAGGACACAACCTTCCATGGAAGCTTAGACAGAGATCCAACAAAGATGTTATCAAGAAGAAAGTTTACATCTGTCCAGAGAAGACCTGTGTCCACCATGACCCTTCAAGAGCACTTGGTGACCTCACAGGTATAAAAAAGCACTTTAGTAGAAAGCACGGTGAGAAGAAGTGGAAATGTGAAAAAtgttccaaaaaatatgcagtCCAATCTGATTGGAAAGCTCATACAAAAACATGTGGTACAAGAGAATACAAATGTGACTGTGGCACCCTCTTCTCAAg AAAGGATAGTTTCATTACACATAGAGCCTTTTGTGATGCATTGGCAGAAGAGAGTGCAAGAGTAACTTCAGTTACAACAACAAATCTAAATTTTAAGAATGAAGAAGGTAGTGCTATGATGAATCCACATTCACATTCACAACATGGTTTATCACATGGAATACTTCAAAATATAGGTGGAATTCCACATCCACAATTTGGCTCACATGGATTTCATCATGTAGATTTCAATGGAATTGGAAACAAAAACACTATGATTATGGAGCAACAAAGGCCAAGTTTATCACTTTGGTTAAACCAAGGGAATCATGAAATGGGACAAAGTTCTAATTCCCTTTTTGGTTCTTCTGGTTTATCTGAGATAGTTCAAATGGGAAATGCtgctactaataataataataataatgcctTGATttgttcttcttcatcatcaatgTTTGGTATACCTGCTTCAAATTCAACATCTGCTGCAAATCTTTCTCTATCAAAACCTGCTTCTTCCGGTTCTGTTACTGTTTCTGCTACACCAATGTCAGCTACTGCTCTTCTGCAAAAAGCAGCTCAAATGGGTTCAACTAGAAGCAATACTAGTAATGATAATAACAACCCTTCCATTTTTAGTTCTAGTTTTGGTGTAATGacatcaccttcttcttctACTAGTTCAGCTATGTTGGGAAATAGTAGTGCAGGTGCAGCTGCTAATGCTAATTATAGCTCAAATAgtagttttgatcaattttttatgCATGGACCACAAAGTGATCAACAAGGGAAATTGAATATTATGCACCATGGTGGTTCTGGTTCTGGTTCAAACTCTATGGATCAAGTACAACATAGTAATTTGACAAGAGATTTTCTTGGTGTGAGTGGTGGAGGAAGAACTGGTCCACCTCAGTTTCTACCTCAAGAGATAGCAAAATTTGCTTCTTCCATTCAATTCACAGGTAATCAGTGA
- the LOC25484017 gene encoding probable E3 ubiquitin-protein ligase LOG2, which produces MGNIGSSGSNNRRRHGGGGSGRRVHPPVNPPPPEAAGNRFVYPAAAPPYHNYPNYYPPPPGTVPMPLPAPYDHHHRQAMDPISWRYQQQVPAPAPYVEHQKAVTIKNDVNIKKETLMIEPDEENPGSFLVTFTFDATVSGSITVLFFAKEGDGCVLTSTKENVLAPVTINFQQGLGQKFRQPAGTGINFSMFEESELLKVADMDIYPVAVKADASSSDVEGSNETPISGNKTNTNNSQITQAVFEKEKGEFRLKVAKQILWVNGMRYELQEIYGIGTSVESDLDGNDPGKECVICLSEPRNTTVLPCRHMCMCSGCAKVLRFQTNRCPICRQPVERLLEIKVGPEPEPEQ; this is translated from the exons ATGGGTAATATAGGAAGTAGCGGTTCTAACAATCGTCGGAGACACGGTGGCGGTGGAAGTGGCCGGAGAGTTCATCCACCGGTAAATCCTCCGCCACCGGAGGCTGCTGGTAACCGATTTGTTTACCCTGCTGCTGCTCCTCCGTATCATAATTATCCTAATTACTATCCTCCGCCGCCGGGAACTGTTCCGATGCCGTTGCCGGCGCCTTATGATCACCATCACCGACAGGCGATGGACCCAATATCTTGGAGGTATCAGCAACAGGTGCCGGCGCCAGCGCCGTATGTGGAGCATCAGAAGGCGGTTACTATAAAGAATGATGTTAACATCAAGAAGGAGACACTGATGATTGAACCTGATGAGGAAAATCCTGGGTCTTTTCTTGTTACGTTTACTTTTGATGCTACTGTTTCTGGAAG CATCACCGTACTTTTCTTTGCAAAAGAAGGCGACGGTTGCGTCCTTACCTCAACGAAGGAAAATGTTCTTGCACCTGTTACTATAAATTTCCAACAAGGTCTTGGCCAGAAGTTTAGACAGCCAGCTGGAACTGGTATCAATTTTTCAATGTTTGAGGAATCCGAGTTATTGAAAGTGGCCGATATGGACATCTATCCTGTAGCAGTTAAAGCAGACGCATCTTCAAGCGACGTGGAGGGATCAAATGAAACACCGATATCTGGaaataaaacaaacacaaacaactcTCAGATAACTCAAGCAGTGTTTGAGAAGGAGAAAGGAGAATTCCGGTTAAAGGTAGCTAAGCAGATATTGTGGGTGAATGGAATGAGGTATGAGCTGCAGGAGATATATGGTATTGGAACTTCAGTTGAGAGTGATTTGGATGGGAATGACCCTGGAAAAGAGTGTGTTATCTGCTTGTCAGAACCTCGCAACACAACTGTCCTTCCCTGTCGCCACATG TGCATGTGTAGCGGATGTGCGAAGGTTTTAAGGTTTCAGACAAATAGATGTCCAATCTGCAGACAACCAGTTGAAAGGCTTTTGGAGATCAAAGTTGGGCCTGAGCCTGAGCCTGAGCAGTGA
- the LOC25484018 gene encoding uncharacterized protein codes for MDSNSKCSRFQIPLGSMARSMFFKALLLASAISIVSLLHLLPSMDLAPKTYDHDCIIEFEEDSNLTLTPGSYLFQSRVLNSFWGSFDSLSCKKEINLVSSIVKELKGERLLNFEAETLCIGETSNIAVSTLKKLGFTNVINHRVFSFNKKNFVYSLDHHHDESFDFVLSKDLGKVAVPALVVLEVERILKPNGIGALLLDFDDNDNINMIRYASPISALLRNSSIVHVSLVNNHGLVVFKKKSESKSETESENRSSLFYHQVLPEDCKSVNFAKQFMNLIEPPLAKETPYQEKTTYLPKFKDVSSSKKNLVYVNIVEDEVGDWFPQSYPIHKKDFNVYFVHYNTSIMLSHVKGPRVTFVYHPELNENFKDEAKVNVGEADVKEDEEFDLVAWFKETVENADFVMVKMNIAGKVEMKFLSEIYKNGVICFVDELFLSCSESEDGERERCMDIYKGLRSNGVFVHQWWNTHELHQRSNV; via the coding sequence ATGGATTCCAATTCAAAGTGCTCAAGATTTCAAATCCCTCTTGGATCAATGGCAAGAAGTATGTTTTTCAAAGCATTACTTCTTGCCTCTGCTATTTCCATCGTTTCTCTGCTTCACTTACTACCCTCCATGGATTTAGCTCCCAAAACCTATGATCATGACTGCATCATCGAATTCGAAGAAGATTCAAACCTCACTTTAACACCAGGTTCTTATTTGTTCCAGAGTAGAGTCTTAAACAGTTTTTGGGGTTCCTTTGATTCATTGAGTTGCAAAAAAGAAATCAACTTGGTTTCAAGTATTGTCAAAGAACTAAAAGGTGAACGGTTATTGAATTTCGAAGCAGAAACTCTTTGTATTGGTGAAACTTCAAACATAGCTGTTTCCACACTGAAGAAACTTGGTTTCACTAATGTGATTAACCATCGTGTTTTCTCATTCAACAAGAAGAATTTTGTTTACTCGCTTGATCATCACCACGATGAATCGTTCGACTTTGTTTTGTCCAAGGATTTGGGAAAAGTTGCTGTCCCTGCATTGGTTGTCCTTGAAGTTGAACGTATTCTGAAACCTAATGGAATTGGTGCTTTGCTTTTGGATTTCGATGACAACGACAACATTAACATGATAAGATATGCTTCACCGATTTCAGCGTTGCTGCGAAATTCATCTATTGTTCATGTTAGTCTTGTCAATAATCATGGCCTCGttgttttcaagaaaaaatcagaatcaaaatCTGAAACTGAAAGTGAAAACAGAAGCTCTTTGTTCTATCATCAAGTTCTTCCAGAAGATTGTAAAAGTGTTAACTTTGCTAAGCAATTCATGAATCTAATAGAGCCGCCGCTAGCGAAGGAAACACCATACCAGGAAAAAACCACTTATTTGCCTAAGTTTAAGGATGTTTCTTCAAGTAAGAAGAATTTAGTTTATGTTAATATTGTTGAAGATGAGGTTGGTGATTGGTTTCCACAATCTTATCCAATTCATAAGAAAGATTTCAATGTTTATTTTGTTCATTACAACACTTCTATTATGTTGTCACACGTGAAAGGACCGCGTGTTACATTTGTTTATCATCCAGAATTAAATGAGAATTTTAAGGATGAAGCTAAGGTTAATGTCGGGGAAGCAGATgtgaaagaagatgaagagtttGATTTGGTTGCTTGGTTTAAAGAAACTGTGGAGAATGCTGATTTTGTTATGGTTAAGATGAATATTGCAGGGAAAGTTGAAATGAAGTTTCTttcagaaatatataaaaatggtGTTATATGCtttgttgatgagttgtttCTTAGCTGCTCAGAGAGTGAAGATGGTGAAAGAGAGAGATGCATGGATATTTACAAGGGTCTTAGAAGCAATGGTGTCTTTGTTCATCAATGGTGGAATACTCATGAATTGCATCAAAGGTCTAATGTTTGA
- the LOC25484020 gene encoding uncharacterized protein isoform X1, which translates to MATEASMNNNNQGASTIENRDDISIQKGVASSEITEELPSGQQRTRQNLGIETQIKTHEETKEDFLRINIPLTPSPRRVIFSPCTSPGYFVETNDSPSPSSSKNRSTLKKTFIPKLSFKFKNTTSEIEKAAFLALEGSSTLPSKKPFLSRTLSRMKSRGRKTSSLPVSPVPRSNPVYVHGGKGFPAMGSEKELQLPIHRSRSVPSFTEDDTHVGGMFRIFRTIPQFNEKITTTVSVASPKGENVETEDGGEDIPEEEAVCRICMAELGEGADNFKLECSCKGELSLAHKECAVKWFGIKGNRTCDVCKQEVQNLPVTLLRLHQANLQLSRGHLDETSQYRVWQDAPILVIVNMLAYFCFLEQLLVSDMGSSAIAMSLPFSCILGLLASMTATTMVRRNHVWIYGTMQFCLVVLCGHLFFKLTKMGAVLAILLATFAGFGVVMCGTCILIEILKWRRRWLAQLNQQNVGSEDAVLPDQSSAATHQVQIDSQHTESNVGNSPRQMS; encoded by the exons ATGGCAACTGAAGCTTCCATGAATAATAATAACCAAGGAGCTAGCACCATTGAAAATAGAGATGATATCTCAATTCAAAAG GGTGTGGCATCATCTGAAATAACTGAGGAACTCCCAAGTGGACAACAAAGAACAAGGCAAAACCTTGGTATAGAGACAcaaataaaaacacatgaagaaacaaaagaagatTTTTTGAGAATAAATATACCATTAACTCCATCACCAAGAAGAGTGATATTTTCCCCTTGTACAAGTCCTGGTTATTTCGTTGAAACCAATGATTCCCCAAGTCCCTCTAGTTCTAAAAATAGATCCActcttaaaaaaacttttattccTAAACTCAGTTTTAAATTTAAGAACACAACTTCTGAGATTGAAAAAGCTGCTTTCCTTGCACTTGAAGGCTCGTCCACATTGCCGTCGAAAAAGCCTTTTCTTTCGAGGACATTGTCTCGAATGAAATCGAGAGGGAGGAAAACATCTTCATTGCCTGTATCGCCGGTTCCTCGTTCAAATCCAGTGTATGTACATGGAGGGAAAGGTTTTCCAGCAATGGGTAGT GAGAAAGAACTGCAATTACCAATTCATCGTTCCCGGTCTGTTCCTTCCTTCACCGAAGACGATACTCATGTAGGTGGCATGTTTCGTATATTTCGAACCATACCACAGTTTAATGAGAAAATTACCACCACAGTATCTGTGGCATCTCCAAAGGGTGAAAATG TTGAAACTGAGGATGGAGGGGAAGATATTCCTGAAGAAGAAGCTGTTTGTAGAATTTGCATGGCTGAATTGGGAGAAGGTGCTGATAATTTTAAATTGGAGTGCAGCTGCAAAGGTGAGCTTTCACTGGCACACAAAGAATGTGCAGTTAAATGGTTTGGCATTAAAGGTAATAGGACATGTGATGTGTGCAAGCAAGAAGTTCAGAACTTACCTGTCACTCTTTTAAGACTTCACCAAGCTAACTTGCAATTGAGCAGAGGTCACTTAGATGAAACTTCTCAATACAG GGTTTGGCAGGATGCCCCCATTCTTGTCATTGTCAACATGCTGGCTTACTTTTGTTTTCTTGAGCAGCTTCTT GTTTCAGATATGGGATCTAGTGCTATTGCCATGTCCCTTCCCTTTTCTTGTATACTTGGCCTTCTTGCAAGCATGACAGCTACAACCATGG tgaGGAGAAATCATGTTTGGATTTATGGAACCATGCAGTTTTGTTTGGTGGTTCTTTGTGGACATCTTTTCTTCAAATTG ACTAAAATGGGAGCTGTTTTGGCAATCCTACTAGCTACATTTGCTGGGTTTGGAGTTGTAATGTGTGGAACATGTATTCTTATAGAGATCTTGAAATGGAGGAGAAGATGGCTTGCTCAGTTGAATCAACAGAATGTCGGTTCCGAGGATGCGGTTCTTCCCGATCAATCATCTGCAGCCACTCATCAAGTTCAAATTGATTCTCAACATACTGAGAGTAATGTGGGCAACTCTCCTAGGCAAATGAGCTGA
- the LOC25484020 gene encoding uncharacterized protein isoform X2 gives MATEASMNNNNQGASTIENRDDISIQKGVASSEITEELPSGQQRTRQNLGIETQIKTHEETKEDFLRINIPLTPSPRRVIFSPCTSPGYFVETNDSPSPSSSKNRSTLKKTFIPKLSFKFKNTTSEIEKAAFLALEGSSTLPSKKPFLSRTLSRMKSRGRKTSSLPVSPVPRSNPVYVHGGKGFPAMGSEKELQLPIHRSRSVPSFTEDDTHVGGMFRIFRTIPQFNEKITTTVSVASPKGENVETEDGGEDIPEEEAVCRICMAELGEGADNFKLECSCKGELSLAHKECAVKWFGIKGNRTCDVCKQEVQNLPVTLLRLHQANLQLSRGHLDETSQYRVWQDAPILVIVNMLAYFCFLEQLLVSDMGSSAIAMSLPFSCILGLLASMTATTMVLFGGSLWTSFLQID, from the exons ATGGCAACTGAAGCTTCCATGAATAATAATAACCAAGGAGCTAGCACCATTGAAAATAGAGATGATATCTCAATTCAAAAG GGTGTGGCATCATCTGAAATAACTGAGGAACTCCCAAGTGGACAACAAAGAACAAGGCAAAACCTTGGTATAGAGACAcaaataaaaacacatgaagaaacaaaagaagatTTTTTGAGAATAAATATACCATTAACTCCATCACCAAGAAGAGTGATATTTTCCCCTTGTACAAGTCCTGGTTATTTCGTTGAAACCAATGATTCCCCAAGTCCCTCTAGTTCTAAAAATAGATCCActcttaaaaaaacttttattccTAAACTCAGTTTTAAATTTAAGAACACAACTTCTGAGATTGAAAAAGCTGCTTTCCTTGCACTTGAAGGCTCGTCCACATTGCCGTCGAAAAAGCCTTTTCTTTCGAGGACATTGTCTCGAATGAAATCGAGAGGGAGGAAAACATCTTCATTGCCTGTATCGCCGGTTCCTCGTTCAAATCCAGTGTATGTACATGGAGGGAAAGGTTTTCCAGCAATGGGTAGT GAGAAAGAACTGCAATTACCAATTCATCGTTCCCGGTCTGTTCCTTCCTTCACCGAAGACGATACTCATGTAGGTGGCATGTTTCGTATATTTCGAACCATACCACAGTTTAATGAGAAAATTACCACCACAGTATCTGTGGCATCTCCAAAGGGTGAAAATG TTGAAACTGAGGATGGAGGGGAAGATATTCCTGAAGAAGAAGCTGTTTGTAGAATTTGCATGGCTGAATTGGGAGAAGGTGCTGATAATTTTAAATTGGAGTGCAGCTGCAAAGGTGAGCTTTCACTGGCACACAAAGAATGTGCAGTTAAATGGTTTGGCATTAAAGGTAATAGGACATGTGATGTGTGCAAGCAAGAAGTTCAGAACTTACCTGTCACTCTTTTAAGACTTCACCAAGCTAACTTGCAATTGAGCAGAGGTCACTTAGATGAAACTTCTCAATACAG GGTTTGGCAGGATGCCCCCATTCTTGTCATTGTCAACATGCTGGCTTACTTTTGTTTTCTTGAGCAGCTTCTT GTTTCAGATATGGGATCTAGTGCTATTGCCATGTCCCTTCCCTTTTCTTGTATACTTGGCCTTCTTGCAAGCATGACAGCTACAACCATGG TTTTGTTTGGTGGTTCTTTGTGGACATCTTTTCTTCAAATTG ACTAA